The region GCTCCTGTGAAGGGAGATCCATGTGCCCTCTTGGGTGCATTTGGCTCAGCAGAGCCCTCACCACACTGTCCAGAGAGCAACAGCAGATGCTCAAGATGCCCCAAAGCAAAAGAATGTCAGTGCTGTCCAGATGGGGCCAGATGATGGGGCCTCCTGCAAAGAAATAAGGTATCCACCAGAAGACCCCAGGGAGGCTCTCAGATAAGATGTTCTGCCCTCAAAATATACCCACAATCCAACCACTTCTCAGTACCTGCATGGCCCCTCCCTGGTCCAGGCCAGCCCCACTGCTCCCTGAGATTCCTGCACAGCCTCAGCTAGCTCCCACTCATGTCCCTTCCCACTGGTCTCCACATTGCAGCCCCTGCAAACTCCAGTCCCCTTATATCACTGCTCTGCTGAAAACTCTCAGTTCCCAGCTCACTAGCAATAAAAACCAAAGCCCTGACCAGGGCCCACCAGGTCCATCCCAACCTCCCCGCAGCACCCTCTGTGACCTCTTCTCCCTATGTTGCTCCCTCTGACTGCAGGCCACGGTCcagtgcacgcacacacacacgtacagaTACATGtcacatgcacatgcatgcatacacacacaccaccattctctctcccttggttctgatttattttccttctaacgTTTATTATCCCACCACAATGACGTTTACATCTTTTGTCCATCTCTGAGGTCGGAGCTGACACTGCCTGATGTGCAGCAGGTAGGTGTTCAGTCAATATCAGTAGAAGGAATCAGAGTTCaggaaatatttgtcaaataaatacatgaaaaccaGAAAAGCACTGCACTGAGTTAGAAGTGACTATGGTGTATCATGCTCAGAGTTGATATCTAACTTAGCCAAGGGTTTCCTGCCTAAATATTAAGGGTAAATATTGAGGTTGGAGACCTGGGGCTGCTGGGTTGTTTTCTAGAGTGGTAGAGCTTTTCCAGTAATAATCTCTCCCATCCTCAAGATGTGAGAGAGCACAGATTTCCCATTAGGAGACGTGGATGCTGAGTTCTCGGGGCAGATGTTGGGCAGGAAGGCAGCCCCAGAGCCCACTTCAGAATCCTCCAAGACAAAGCTAATCCAAGGAGACATGTTGGCAGCATCTGTGCATGTGGTGTATTAGTCTGTGTAGACTCTGCTATAGAAACCCCCAATCTGGATGGGTTAGTACAGTTAGTAGTTTATTGCTCACTGACATCACAATGCATTTGGTGGAGGCTGGAGGTTCTTCTCCACAGTCATAGAGAGGCCCTATCTATGGCCCTATCTTCTGTGGAGCCACAGAAGTTAGTGTACGTCTTCTGTGCACCAAGGTCCCtgcagaaagggaagaaaggtgCATAGGAGATGTTTATGTTCCAGGCCTGAACATCTACCCACATTCCATTGGCCCCACCTAGATGCAAGGGAGTTGGAAAGGTACTCTTCCCATAGGTCCAGAAGACAAAGGAGAGGCTTCAGTGAATATACAGCATTGTCTCTGACACCCAGGGGATAGGCAGACATGGTTTCCAGGACACATAGAAAATGTGACTGTCACCAGGTTTCTCGTCCATCAAGCTGAAGTCCTGTGGGTATGCTGGACATCCGCATGGAGAAACAAACAGATGAGAGGGAATCTGGTAAAAGGCCAGAATGTGTGTTTGGATGGGAGAAGGGTTCTGGAGGCAAACAGCAGTAGAGACAGGAAACCAGAGAGGCAGCCTCGTGCATGAGTGAGAAGGGAGCACCTTGGACAAACCCCTTCCCCATTCTGCCCAGATGTGCCATAAGCTCAGAGGGTGCTGCTCCTTTGGCCCTTGAGTCCCTCCATCTCTGGAAGAGACAGGGCACAGCACCGGGACATAGCAGCCATGAGATACCCCCTTCACCCCAGAAGGACCAGAATTTCTGCAGCAAAAGAGATGTCTCTGTGtacagcagaggggagctgatgTCCCCAGGGAAAGGAATTCATAGTACAGATGACAGTGATAATTAGCACTGACAGTGCTGATAACTGCCAAGGTGCTGAGCAGCTTACTCTCCAATGAGTGCCTCCCTTCTCACTTACCCTGCATCCCAAACACAGCCAGCCCCTTCCAGACCTATCACAGTCAGGTTAAGCACCAGGGCCACCCGTCAAACTCTAAGGCAAgagttgcattgaatctttaTGTTTCTTGATCTTCTGAGGACCATGAACACCCTGAGAATTTGATGAAAGCTATGACTTCTTCCCTAGGGAAGGAAAAAGTATATATGTAGCTCATCGAAATTTTTGCATACAATGTCAATGAATTCCCCAAGTCCTTAAAATCCACCCATGAACCCTTCAGGGGTCAATGAATTTCTTCATTCACTCAGTAATTCAATGAACATCTATTAAGTGTCTGCTAATAAGTGCCCAGTGGGGCATTCTCATCTACCATACTTAATCAGCTTGAACAGAGAATTGCCTACAGAAAGGCACAGAAAGCAAAGTCTCCCTGCCCCCCGACACCACCCCAGCACAGCAGTATCAGCGCTGGGTGCACATTGGAATGACCAACTTTTTAAGATTCTGATGCCAAACCCTCACTCCAGACCCATTAACTCAGAACCTCTAGAGGTCAGACCCAAGTTCCCTGGCATCTCCAATAGGCAGGCAGCTAAGGGGGGGAgcctctgccaaaaaaaaaaaaaatccaaatgtgtGTGTTAAAAGCTCCTGAGGTTGTTGTGATGCACAGCCCAGGCCAGTTCATTCATCCACCTCATGAacaagcacctactgtgtggcaGACACTATGCTGGGCACCATCTTTTGCaccaggggcaggggggtgggcagggaggacaATAAGAAATCAGAATCCCTCCCTTACAGAGTTGACCATCTAGCGAAGGGAACCAGCAGTAAGTAACCAAATAACTGCACATTGTAATCAATACCACAGGGCCCATGGAAAAGGGAGTGGCATAAGGAGGCCTTCTTGCGGAGGCCTGAGGAGGCTTCCTGAGGGACACTTGAACTGACGCTTGAAGGGCGAGGGGCCAAAGGGAGAGCATTCCAGGTGGTGAAAACTGCTGCAAAAGGGCCGAGCGGCAGGGAAGAGCTCAGAATAAGAAAGCAGCCAGTGTGACTGGGTGTGGAGATTAGGAAGGGATTAGGTGTGACATGGGACGTGGCAGGGCCATGAAGATCTAACAGGGATTTAGGTTAAGCTCCTGACTGTGATATTTATTCTCTGCAGTTCTTATAGCCACCTTGGCAAAGAGCAGGAGCCTCAGAAGATGAAGTGATGTCCTAAAGAAATGCAGCTCAGAAGGGGCTCAGCTGTGATGCCTGCCCAGGTCTCCTGACATGGCCAAGCAGAGGCTATGTGCCCCTCAGAATCTGGTTCTCACTACATCTGGCCATGGAAGCTTTTTCTACCCAACTCCAGCCCCAGCCACTAGTGTAGCTAGTGCCAGGACAACATTGTTCCCTCAACTCTCACACTGCCCACCTCACAAGCCCCATCACCATGGCAACCAGACTGGCCAATCAGAGCCCTCTGTTTTGAAAAGGAACCTTATTAGTTGAGCCTCCTCTCCCTAGACAATCATACCCAATGTCCAGAGATCTCCCAGAGCACCTTCCTTCTGGATAAGTCACTTCAGTTGCCCCCCAATTTCCACCAGGATAGAGAAGGAGACTCTTGTGCCTGGAATACTCAGGGCCAAGATGCAAGCCTACAGTCACCCTGCTTAGAGAGCCAGTCACCCCTGCAGCCACACCATGACACCAGAGAGACTCAGGCGCCCCTGAGAGTTTCCAGCAATAACCTGGAAAATGCCTGGAGCAGTGAGAGCAGCGTGAGGAGCATGCGACTCTGCAGCCTGGAGAAGAGCAGTGACATCAGCCGGCTGAGCAGCGGGTACGCAGGGGATGAGGAGAACAGTGAGGTCAGCCTGGTGGGCAGCAGTCGAATCGTGAGGTTGAAAAGAAGACTCAGAACCCAAGCGGGCAGCGCCCCAACTGGCCAGCTGTGCACTGCCTACTGTCCTAACCAGGTGAAGAGCCAAGTGGCCAGCCAGGCCAACAGCACCCAGCAGACTGGAGGGGAAAAGTGAGACCAGCCTGCCTGGCAGCACCATCAACAGCAGGGCTAGCAGCCTGGCCAGCCTCAGTTTCATCAGCCCAGGAAGCAGCTTTCTGACCTACCAGGTGAGCAGCGGGCTGGTCAGTCCCATGAGCAGCCTACCCTCTAGCCAAGCTAGCAGCTGCCAGAGCATCAAGGTGGACAGCAATGTGCAACGTGGGCTGCAAAGCAACACCAGTCTCCAGGAGGACAAGGCTGTAGACAATGTGAAATCCAGTAACCAGGTCGCCGAAGAGAAGCAGCCTACACAGAGGCATGTGCCTTCATGAGAAGGTCCTCAAAAAATGCACATGTGAAGACCCAGCAAACCCAGACTTCACCCAGAGTGGTTTTtccaaaagaagcagaaagacctTTGGAAAGTACACACTGACTGTGTCAAAACCATCAATGAAAACAGTTCCATCTGTGGCAACAACAGTCAGCAGGAGGGTCATATATAGCAAGAACTATCGATAGCGAGTGCCACCTATCCTGAGTCAGCAGTCTCTGAGGAGACCATCTGTAGTGACAACCATTGTTAGAAAAAACGGCTGAGTCAAGATCCATCAGTACTGGGTCCACCTGTGTCAGAACCACTAGAGTGGTAATAACATCAGCCCTGTGAACACTACTGACAAGCCATCCCTAACAGCATCCATTAAGGACAAAACCATCCCCTGGGCCAAAACTCATTAGTAGGGATGAGTATTATCAATTTCAAGTACCAAATCTATTAAGAACCATCTGAAGTTAGTGATGACACCATTCTAAGTAATGAGCGCCATCTACAACCAGAACCAACCACGCTGAGCTCAGAAGAAACAGCCACCACCCCTGGACGTGACAAGAGGAGACAAGTCCCTGAGAGGCTCAGTCCTGGCCACCCTCTGTGACATGCACTGCCCACAGGAGCCAGCAGCATCTAAAGAGGATATGGCTGTGCCGAGGGAGCTGTATCCCTGGGGAGCGTCAACCAAGTTGCTTTATACCATTATTTTGAGCACTGTTTCTGGCAGCTTCAGCCCAGAATCTCCACAGGAGCAAATGTTCCCTGGTGCCCCATTTGTGTCTCTATGTGGACctcagaggaggcagagagacagaaaaggagtcCAGAAATCACCTTGTGTGGAGATGGTTGGAACAGTACCTCCTATGGCAGGCAATGTCATGACAAATGCTCAGGGGTGACAGAGACCAACCCAACCGAGAAGGCTGCAGTGGGAGAGCTTCAGGCCATTTAGTGAGCATGCTCCATCTCTGCCCGCTCCCTCTCAGGACAATAGCACCCTTCACTGGGCTAACCACACAGACCTCGGGGGGAGGAGTGTATCTGCAGAGCGGCAGAGTCCTGAACAGTCATGAAGACATCCACTAAGTACCTGAAGGAAAGCTGAAGGGACACTGAAGACAATAAATGTGTCTGGAGAGGTTGTAAGTGTGTAAGTCTGTTTGCATGTGCCCCACTGAGGTTACATGCACGGCCAGAAAGATAGTAAAAACCCACGGATAGAGTAGGGTTTAGCTGCTAACTCTGCTGCTTCTAAGCTGGTGATCTGGGTGAAATCCTTAAACTTgccaagtctcagtttcctcaccaggaAAATGGAAACTGTAATGCATTGTATACATAGATAAGAGAGTTGCATGAATTTCATGAAAATCCATTTGAAGTCCCTAGCAAGTAGTGGGCACTAAATGTTGCCCTCCCTTTTctcactcatctgtaaaatgggcacatgGTCTCTGCCTTGCTCCACTCACAGGCACAGAAAGGTCAGTGATTGAATATGGAGAAAGGGctcttcacacacaaaaaagaaatggaaccATAGCATCTGCTTAGCAGTCACAATGGTTCAGGAGATGATTTTGATGGGTTTGAGGTAGGAAGAATGGTTCCAGATTGATGGGCCCCCTTTGAGTATattctcccccaccttcctctgggCAAAGTTGCTCAGTGGGTCCCGAGCACCCACAAGCTAGACAGATAAGTGAAGCCCCCCTCAGTGAGCCCTGTCTGCAGGCAGCTCTGGGGGAAGCTTAGCTGTCTCATGCCCCATGGCTGCTCAGCCCTCCCCTTAGGACATTCCCCTGCTTTACATCCGGAGAGAACTGAGGGTCACAGTGGCACAACTGCACACTACAGCCCTCAGTCCAGAGGCCACAGACTCCTGGGACACAGCATGGCCACAACTGAGATTGCCGCCTGCCCATGGCCACCTCCTCCTGTGTTCCCTCTCAGCAGATGGCATCACCCACTGCAATTGTCCAAGCCCAGACCCTGTGTCACACTGGAGTCTGCCTTGCCCCCACTTCAGCCCCACACCCCATTGGTCCCCATCCCCACTGCTGACCCCTAACCCACGCTGTCATCTTTCCCCCAAACCAGTGGCTCCTGGCCTTGGGTACACATAGAAAAACCTGGGGACATTCAAAAATATAGACACCCAGGCCACCCATAGAGACTCAGACTAGGCATAGGGGTGGAGGATACTGCTGCCCTGGTCTCCTCCTGGGATCCACTTTCAATCCCTGGGGTCAAAAACGGACACTCTGCAGGGgccaggaagagggggagggtggtgggcttTGAGAAACTGGAGAGTACGTGTCCAATCTAAAGGGAAGTCAAAAATCCAGAATTCTATGTAAAAATCtcctaattttaaatattaaccacAAATTCAAAAGCTTTAtaaaagggcagggaggggagggcaaatgaaaacatttctgaagCAGGATCAGGCCCATACATTGTATGGCTTCTGCTTCTAAATGGGAACAGAGCATTCTCTGAAACAAAAATCTGCTTATATCTTTTGACTGCTTAAAAATTTCAAGTATTCCCACTGGCCAAAGAATTTAACATGGCATTCTGACAAACTGACGAACTGACCTAAATATGTTTCCTCCCTCAACTCCTGCTATTGCCTTCTAAACCTCTACATACCATCTCAAACCTGATTTCAGGCCCCcaggcctttgcacgtgctgtccCTTCTACCTGGCATAATTTATGTGCAGTATGATTTACATGTCATATAATTCACCCTTTCATGTACAGTTTTATGATCTttgacaaacacacacagtcgTGTATCCACCACCACACCATGAATACCAAATAGTTCCATTACCCCCAAAACCCCTTGTGGTCagtccctgctcctgcctccataATCACTGGCCAGTTTTCTGTCCCTACAGTTTTCCAGGATGTCACACACATAGAATCACACTGCATATAGCCTTCTGAGCCTGGCTGCTTTTGCTCAGCACAAGGCACTTGTGATCCACCATGCTGTTCCTGTCTTTTGGTAAGTTGTGCTCCACAGTTCATCGGTTCTCTGGTTGAAGGGCATCATCCACTCCAGCTATCCAAGCCTGGACCCTGCCTAAGCCCCACATCCCACCTGTCCCCAAACACCTCCCCAACCCTACTGCTGACCCTTAATTTGGGTTATTCCCAGTTTGGGGAGATTATGAAGCCACTCATAAAAATTTacatacaggtttttgtgtgaacatgtttttAATATCACTTGGATAAATGCCTAGAAGTGGGAATGTTGGGTGGTTTGCGTGTTTGACTTCAAAGAAACTGCCAAGTCATTTCCTAAAAGTAGCTCTACTTCACAGTTTTCAGCACTCTGTCTTTGtcatggtttggggttttttgacTTAACTAACACCCTATTCATTATGCTAAAAACAGAAGGGAGTTTGTATCAGTCTCCCGTCATTAACTCCATTTCACATATGGGAGAGAAGCATAGAGCAGCTAACTCTTTGTAAGTTACTGGCaaggctgagatttgaacccaggccaccTAATCCCAGAGTCCATGGCCTTAACCATTAAcctcaccttcctcctctctctgttttGGCCACTCCAGACCCAGGCAGCAGGCTGTAGCCATATGCAGAGCCCCCAGCCAGCTGTTTCTTGTCTCAGCTCCTAGGTTCAGTGCCTCCCACTGAGCATGTCTGAGTCCATTAGGGGAGGTGTTGATCCACACCCCTCTGTATCCTTGATGCCCACTTCCACGTCAGCAGCATCAGTGAttgtcgaatgaatgaatgagcaagcaagagagtggagaaggaaggactgaatTGGAGGAAGACAACTGGGTCGTCCCACTGTCCAAAAACCAATGTGGCTCAGGATGCAAAAGTTAAACTTGTTTCAATGTGCAAGCTGAGCCCACAGACTTCCATCCTCCTCCCACTGTCTGCCCCACAGATgcatccctctctctcccacccagcaTGGGGGAAGCAGCAAGCACTTGAAGTGAGGGTCATTTTTCAAGCAGgcatagtgatttttttctttcctgtccactAGCTCAGCGATCAGGGTGCAGCGGGTTTGAAATGATAGGTTGGCTGCAGGCCCTGACTCCTAAATTATTAACtgggctggggagagagctgcTTACAAATGCTGTCTATCCAATAGACCACAGCAGCTCGCAGACCTCCAACAGGCCTGGAGCATGCAGGCAGAAAGGGGAGGGATTCAGCAGATGGGGACTCTCTTCCTGAGCCCTCCCTGGTTTCCATCCCACAGCCTAGCAGGAGGTCATTTTTCATACAAGCAGTGCCTGACCTCCTCTTCTGCCCATTCCAAGCCAGTGGGTAAAATGGATTGAATCTGGTAATTGTGGTTCTTTCTGAGCCAGGAGCTTGCTGGGTGAGCAGGACTCTCCTGCTGGGGCTCATCATGGGCATGCGCAGGGAGTAGGGTCCACAGATGGGTCTCTAGGGGCAAAGTCTGAGACAGGAGCTCTTGTGAGAGTTATTAATGGAGAGTTCCAAAGAAAAGAGTGAggcaggaggatggggaggaacCAGGGCTGGAGACTGGCCTCAGACTGATCCTGTGGGGAGTTCAGGAGTGACAATTGTAACTCACAGCTGGTTCTGCCTTTGGTCAAAGGGGTGGGCTTTCATGCCTCCACAGCCTGGGTGTGGGGAACATAACCTCTTGGATAGAATAATTCCCATCCAAACAAGAACAGTTCTCCAGGGAAGGGACAGCTGCAGGCCACCAGTGGTGACAATGGGTACGTAGTCGGGGCTGTCACTGTGACTCCACAGAGTGATCAGGAACCCAACCCCTTTCATATCTCCATTCCTGAGACCATCCTGAGGATGAGGCCCTCATCCACATGGCCCAATATGGCTATCCAGGCTCCATCAACACATCTTCATTCAACATACCAAGGAGAGCGGGGTGTTGGAGAAGGACAGAAGAAAGGCTTGAGTGTTCTTTTTCAAGAAGATGTCGTAAAAGTCCCACACAATGCGGCTACACCTTGCTATAAGGAATGTGagatttgttctttattccaggaagcaatgtgtaaaaataaaatttggcatCCTGTTGCTAGTAACTAATGAAGAAATGGATATTGAAGTAGGTATCCATTCTCCCCACAGAAGCTAACAGGACATTTTCAACCTTCCAACAAAATAACCCTTTTAATTAAGACCTTCATGGTCAAAAGTGGCCCCAGCACCTAGCAACACCTCCCATTAAGAGAAGGAGGTGTTTCTCTGTGGCCCAAATCTGGGCTGACCTGTGCTTTGCTTTGACCAACAGACAGTGAGGGACGTGACATCCCGCAGTTCAGGGTCTAGGCCCTTGGGAGTTTTGCATCTTCTGCCCAGACCCTCTTCACTCCACAGCCATCAAATGAGCAAGCCTGGGCCAGCCTGTCACGTGATGAGACAGTCCCCAGTCATTCCTGTCAAGGCCATCATAAACCAGCCAATCCACAGGATCCACCAGCTGACAACGGACACACAAGCACAGCCAAGCTGACCTGACCCAGACTCTTTATGAGAAATCTCCTGGtatttaaatagcattttcaattttttccaaGCAATACACTCTTCTGACAAAACGTACCCACAGGTCCAGATTTATCCCAGGAACCACCAGTGTGAGACTTCTGCCCAGTAAGTCTGGCCTGTGAGGGTGGTTCTCCTTGGACTGGCTGCCTTCCTAACCCCAACTAGGCAGGGTCAGGTCTGAGTGGACAACTTGGAACAGAGGTAGGTGAAGTGTCCTCGTTGGGAACCCCATGCAAACTTCATCCTGCCGCCACCACACTGAGAACAAATGTAATGGatgaacaaaaacaagaaagcagCATGAGACTGGAGGAACTTTGGAAACCTGAAGAATGATTTTTTCTAAAAGGATGACAGGCAGTCATGAGAAGGGTTTAAACCAATGCCCTAAGGATTTCCACCAGAAAGCAAGAACTGCCAGTGCCCACCACCAGCAATTCCAGCATCTTTCTAAAACAAATCCAGTGGTGTTCCCAGTGCCCTGCTCACACCTTCAAAGGTTCCCCATTGCCCTCAGCATAAAGACCAAATGCAAGtgccttaacttgaccttaatgCCTTCCAGGATCCAGGCACTTATCTACCCCCTCCCACATATGCCTCAGGTCCCCATGCAGTCCCCataaaagtactttttttctcttgtttctggggctttttataatttttttctctacgtGGAacaccctcctcctttccttattttcctaCTGAACTCTCCATAGGACTCAATTCAGGTATCTTCTCCACCAGAAAGCCCTCCCTGATCACACCTCAGGCTGCATGTAGGAGTCCATTCTCTGCACTCTGACTACACTTGCTTCGCTCCAGCCTTATCCAAGTCACTCAGGATTATAATTGTCCATTTCCTTGACAGTTTTCTCCTCCCCTGGAGCACAATATCCTCAGGGACTAGAACAgcgtaagcactcaataaatgtgcactgaaggaaggagggagggaggtctgAAAATAGCATAGACCCCCATCCTACAAATGCTTTTGGGGTATGGGAACAGAGGACTCAGTGGTGCTCAAAGTCCCTCCTCAAAGAATCATAGTCAGCTCAAAGATGGCAGGGCTGCTACTCAGAGAGGGACAAAACTGATCGATGATCACACAGCAACACAGCACAACTGCAATGAAAACTCAAATCAGAACTCAGTTGTGTTGTTGGCTCTTATTTATTTCCCCAGATGCCCTTCCTCCACTGCCGGGTCAGGAAAACATGCAGGTGATAAGATGGTGGCAGCAGTGGAGAGGACAGACACAGAAGGTGTTTTCCCTTCTAGGTCTTTGGCTCCATAAATTACTCATCAGGAAATCTGCTTGAGGTACTGTCTTGGTCTTTATTTTCAGACCCTAATGCTGGCCAATTCTCTTCTGAAACCCTCTCAATTATTAGTAATTCTAAaacaacattttgttttctctgcatCTAGCAATAAGCCAGGGCCTCCTAGCCAGTGATCCTTCCCTAAAAATCCCAGATAGAGGCTTGCTTGTTGATGAGGCATTTCAAGGAGGCCGGGGT is a window of Desmodus rotundus isolate HL8 chromosome 1, HLdesRot8A.1, whole genome shotgun sequence DNA encoding:
- the C1H16orf82 gene encoding protein TNT codes for the protein MLDIRMEKQTDERESDNHTQCPEISQSTFLLDKSLQLPPNFHQDREGDSCAWNTQGQDASLQSPCLESQSPLQPHHDTRETQAPLRVSSNNLENAWSSESSVRSMRLCSLEKSSDISRLSSGYAGDEENSEVSLVGSSRIVRLKRRLRTQAGSAPTGQLCTAYCPNQVKSQVASQANSTQQTGGEK